A region from the Micrococcus cohnii genome encodes:
- the pstB gene encoding phosphate ABC transporter ATP-binding protein PstB: protein MSKRIQAIDVDVFYGKFKAVEGVNIDIAPRSVTAFIGPSGCGKTTFLRSINRMHEVLPNAHVDGQLLLDGEDIYAKGVDPVTVRSQIGMVFQRPNPFPTMSIRDNVLAGYKLNGTRLNKSDSDAIVERSLRGANLWNEVKDRLDKPGSGLSGGQQQRLCIARTVAVSPDIILMDEPCSALDPISTLAVEDLINEMKEEYTVIIVTHNMQQAARVADKTAFFNIQGVGEPGKLIEYDATTNIFNNPSNQQTEDYVSGRFG from the coding sequence ATGTCCAAGCGCATCCAGGCCATCGACGTCGACGTGTTCTACGGCAAGTTCAAGGCCGTCGAGGGTGTCAACATCGACATCGCTCCTCGCTCCGTCACCGCGTTCATCGGCCCGTCCGGCTGCGGCAAGACCACCTTCCTGCGCAGCATCAACCGCATGCACGAGGTGCTTCCGAACGCCCACGTCGACGGTCAGCTGCTGCTCGACGGTGAGGACATCTACGCCAAGGGCGTGGACCCGGTGACCGTCCGTTCGCAGATTGGCATGGTCTTCCAGCGCCCGAACCCGTTCCCGACGATGTCGATCCGTGACAACGTCCTGGCCGGGTACAAGCTCAACGGCACCCGCCTGAACAAGTCGGACTCCGATGCGATCGTCGAGCGCTCCCTGCGCGGCGCCAACCTCTGGAACGAGGTCAAGGACCGCCTCGACAAGCCGGGCTCCGGCCTCTCGGGCGGTCAGCAGCAGCGTCTGTGCATCGCCCGCACCGTGGCGGTGTCGCCCGACATCATCCTCATGGACGAGCCGTGCTCCGCGCTCGACCCGATCTCGACGCTGGCCGTCGAGGACCTGATCAACGAGATGAAGGAGGAGTACACGGTCATCATCGTCACGCACAACATGCAGCAGGCCGCGCGTGTGGCGGACAAGACCGCGTTCTTCAACATCCAGGGCGTGGGTGAGCCGGGCAAGCTCATCGAGTACGACGCGACGACGAACATCTTCAACAACCCGTCGAACCAGCAGACCGAGGACTACGTCTCCGGCCGCTTCGGCTGA
- a CDS encoding inorganic phosphate transporter, producing MPADLGSALGLGAAFLVVCALSLVTAFTDAPNAVALAARFRALTPRIAVQTAALMNLLGVIVGTVLLTYNVRFFFQAHGHGVVGLLVLTVGVLVAALWGLLLWWRRVPGSTTHAMLAGLWGASFAAHVSAGVGDPASMGPQMREQLVFGLLLTPVLALLSARLLVPPIVRLGSTGSTVRVQRRARISLSIASSATAFGHGIQSGQRIGLLWGTAVLAADSLHHDVPSDLPLDETVVWAPLLAFAVCSAFGFLGGSWRIGRTMTERLVSLDPLRAAVASASAAGWLFFGSILLHVPISSTHTTVASTVGAGQDQRFHSVRWGQVFRVAGWWLATPAVCLGAAFGLTGLALAFT from the coding sequence ATGCCCGCCGACCTCGGCTCGGCGCTCGGTCTCGGCGCCGCGTTCCTCGTCGTCTGCGCACTGAGTCTGGTCACCGCGTTCACCGACGCCCCCAACGCCGTCGCCCTGGCCGCCCGGTTCCGGGCGCTCACCCCGCGCATCGCCGTGCAGACCGCCGCCCTGATGAACTTGCTGGGGGTCATCGTGGGCACCGTGCTGCTCACCTACAACGTCCGGTTCTTCTTCCAGGCCCACGGCCACGGCGTCGTCGGCCTTCTGGTCCTGACGGTCGGGGTCCTCGTGGCCGCGCTCTGGGGCCTGCTGTTGTGGTGGCGGCGCGTGCCCGGCTCCACGACCCACGCGATGCTGGCCGGCCTGTGGGGAGCGAGCTTCGCGGCGCACGTGAGCGCGGGCGTCGGCGACCCTGCGTCGATGGGGCCGCAGATGCGCGAACAGCTGGTGTTCGGGCTTCTCCTGACCCCCGTGCTCGCCCTGCTCAGCGCCCGTCTGCTCGTGCCGCCGATCGTGCGGCTGGGCAGCACCGGTTCCACTGTGCGGGTGCAGCGGCGGGCACGCATCAGCCTCTCCATCGCCAGCTCGGCCACAGCGTTCGGGCACGGCATCCAGTCTGGGCAGCGGATCGGCCTGCTCTGGGGGACCGCGGTGCTTGCCGCCGACTCGCTGCACCACGATGTGCCGTCCGATCTGCCCCTGGACGAAACCGTCGTCTGGGCGCCACTGCTGGCCTTCGCCGTGTGTTCCGCGTTCGGGTTCCTCGGCGGGTCCTGGCGCATCGGCCGCACCATGACCGAGCGCCTGGTCTCCCTCGACCCGCTGCGAGCCGCCGTCGCCTCGGCATCCGCCGCGGGGTGGCTGTTCTTCGGGTCGATCCTGCTGCACGTGCCGATCTCCAGCACGCACACCACCGTCGCCTCGACCGTCGGGGCGGGCCAGGACCAGCGTTTCCATTCCGTGCGGTGGGGGCAGGTGTTCCGCGTCGCCGGGTGGTGGCTGGCCACGCCGGCCGTGTGTCTGGGCGCCGCGTTCGGGCTCACCGGGCTCGCCCTCGCGTTCACCTGA